In the Streptomyces formicae genome, one interval contains:
- a CDS encoding acyl-CoA dehydrogenase family protein, which translates to MAEFTMELNDEQKEVRDWLHGFAANVIRPAAAEWDEREETPWPIIQEAAKLGIYSLDFYAQQFFDPSGLGIPMATEEIFWGDAGIGLSIMGTGLAAVGVLANGTEEQIGTWIPQMYGDVNDVKVAAFCSSEPDAGSDVAAMRTRAVYDEAKDEWVLDGTKTWATNGGIANVHVVVAVVDPELGSKGHASFIVPPNTPGLSQGQKFKKHGIRASHTAEVVLEGARVPGHCLLGGKAKLDERLARARERAKSGGERVKNAAMATFEASRPAVGAMAVGTARAAYEEALEYAKTRTQFGRPIIDNQGIAFQLADMRTQIDAARLLVWRASWMASTGKKFESAEGSMSKLYASEVAKKVTAQAVQILGGNGFTREYPVERMHRDAAIYTIFEGTSEIQRLVIARTLSGMPIR; encoded by the coding sequence ATGGCCGAGTTCACCATGGAGCTGAACGACGAACAGAAGGAGGTCCGGGACTGGCTCCACGGTTTCGCGGCCAATGTGATCCGCCCCGCGGCCGCCGAGTGGGACGAGCGCGAAGAGACCCCCTGGCCCATCATCCAGGAGGCGGCGAAGCTCGGGATCTACTCCCTGGACTTCTATGCCCAGCAGTTCTTCGACCCCTCGGGGCTCGGCATCCCGATGGCGACCGAGGAGATCTTCTGGGGGGACGCGGGCATCGGCCTGTCCATCATGGGCACCGGCCTGGCGGCCGTGGGCGTCCTCGCGAACGGCACCGAGGAGCAGATCGGCACCTGGATCCCGCAGATGTACGGCGACGTGAACGACGTGAAGGTCGCCGCCTTCTGCTCCTCCGAGCCCGACGCGGGCTCCGACGTGGCGGCGATGCGCACCCGCGCCGTCTACGACGAGGCCAAGGACGAGTGGGTGCTCGACGGCACCAAGACCTGGGCGACCAACGGCGGCATAGCCAACGTCCACGTCGTCGTCGCGGTCGTCGACCCGGAGCTCGGCTCGAAGGGGCACGCCTCCTTCATCGTGCCGCCCAACACCCCCGGTCTCTCGCAGGGGCAGAAGTTCAAGAAGCACGGCATCCGCGCCTCGCACACCGCCGAGGTCGTCCTGGAGGGCGCCCGCGTCCCCGGCCACTGCCTCCTCGGCGGCAAGGCCAAGCTGGACGAGCGTCTCGCCCGCGCCAGGGAGCGCGCGAAGTCGGGCGGCGAGCGCGTGAAGAACGCGGCCATGGCCACGTTCGAGGCGTCCCGCCCCGCGGTCGGCGCGATGGCCGTGGGCACCGCCCGCGCGGCGTACGAGGAGGCCCTGGAGTACGCCAAGACGCGTACGCAGTTCGGCCGCCCGATCATCGACAACCAGGGCATCGCCTTCCAGCTCGCCGACATGCGCACGCAGATCGACGCGGCCCGTCTGCTGGTGTGGCGCGCCTCGTGGATGGCGAGCACCGGCAAGAAGTTCGAGTCGGCCGAGGGCTCCATGTCCAAGCTGTACGCGAGCGAGGTCGCCAAGAAGGTCACGGCGCAGGCCGTGCAGATCCTCGGCGGCAACGGCTTCACCCGTGAGTACCCCGTGGAGCGCATGCACCGGGACGCCGCGATCTACACGATCTTCGAGGGCACGAGCGAGATCCAGCGTCTGGTGATCGCGCGCACGCTGTCGGGCATGCCGATTCGCTAG
- a CDS encoding helix-turn-helix domain-containing protein produces the protein MNKTALRALLRERRALIAPESHGFARPTGQGRRAPGLSQHQVDQLLHRTFGTYHRLESGNYPNPPTSLLRDIARLFGLNEQEWVSLCRYALLQDPPGPLHLSSGKEVPGVWQEAVDGIRHMAYVTDASWEMLAYNRRFATMFPHGKVPANTLRWMLLDPHGRETLLDWDTAWAPMVLPQLRAALAARPDDDVLRQIEKEVLAETQTADLYATGNSHPHPDGDERPLLHAQEGRGWVTMCAAQPLTAPGSRLMILVFHPGETRIHARAGILRAT, from the coding sequence ATGAACAAGACGGCGCTCCGCGCTCTGCTCCGCGAACGACGCGCCCTCATAGCCCCCGAATCACACGGCTTCGCCCGGCCCACCGGTCAGGGCAGACGCGCGCCTGGCCTGTCACAGCACCAGGTCGACCAGCTGCTGCACCGGACGTTCGGCACGTACCACCGACTCGAATCCGGCAATTACCCCAACCCGCCGACCTCGTTGCTCCGCGACATCGCCCGCCTCTTCGGCCTCAACGAGCAGGAGTGGGTGTCGCTTTGCCGGTACGCGCTCCTGCAGGACCCCCCTGGCCCCCTGCACCTGTCATCGGGCAAAGAGGTGCCGGGGGTGTGGCAGGAGGCGGTCGACGGGATCCGGCACATGGCCTACGTGACCGACGCCTCCTGGGAGATGCTGGCCTACAACCGGCGGTTCGCCACCATGTTCCCGCACGGCAAGGTCCCCGCGAACACCCTGCGCTGGATGCTCCTCGACCCGCACGGCCGCGAGACCCTCCTCGACTGGGACACGGCCTGGGCGCCGATGGTGCTGCCGCAACTGCGCGCCGCGCTCGCCGCCCGGCCCGACGACGACGTCCTGCGGCAGATCGAGAAGGAGGTCCTGGCCGAGACGCAGACCGCCGACCTCTATGCCACGGGCAATTCCCATCCGCATCCGGACGGTGACGAGCGGCCGCTGCTGCACGCCCAGGAGGGGCGCGGGTGGGTGACCATGTGCGCGGCGCAGCCCCTGACGGCGCCCGGTTCCCGCCTGATGATCCTGGTCTTCCACCCCGGCGAGACCCGCATCCACGCGCGCGCGGGGATCCTCCGGGCGACCTGA
- a CDS encoding GNAT family N-acetyltransferase — protein MDHDKTLAAYDRQMRRDAHSDSATSRIERIDGVVRQIGSAHDWNGVLWADIDAATADAVIATQVRDYTAAGREFEWKLYSHDRPADLAQRLVAAGFVADPTETLMVAEADALPAGPELPEGVRLLPVTDAEGVRLMARAHTAAFGEGEAALGERIGKQVLAQLAEAPDDIVAVVAMAGDLPVCGARMELCPGTEFAGLWGGGTAPQWRGRGIYRALVAYRARIAAERGYRYLQVDASDDSRPILDRLGFATLCTTTPYVYTP, from the coding sequence ATGGATCATGACAAGACGCTGGCCGCGTACGACCGGCAGATGCGGCGCGACGCGCACAGTGACAGCGCGACCTCGCGGATCGAGCGCATCGACGGCGTCGTGCGGCAGATCGGCTCCGCGCACGACTGGAACGGCGTCCTGTGGGCGGACATCGACGCGGCGACGGCCGACGCCGTGATCGCCACGCAGGTGCGTGACTACACCGCCGCGGGGCGGGAGTTCGAGTGGAAGCTGTACTCCCACGACCGGCCCGCCGACCTCGCGCAGCGCCTCGTCGCCGCCGGTTTCGTGGCCGATCCCACGGAGACCTTGATGGTCGCCGAGGCCGACGCCCTGCCCGCGGGCCCCGAGCTGCCCGAGGGCGTCCGCCTGCTCCCCGTGACGGACGCCGAGGGCGTGCGGCTCATGGCCCGCGCGCACACCGCCGCGTTCGGCGAGGGCGAGGCCGCCCTGGGCGAGCGGATCGGCAAGCAGGTGCTCGCCCAGCTGGCGGAGGCGCCCGACGACATCGTCGCGGTCGTCGCCATGGCCGGTGACCTGCCGGTGTGCGGCGCCCGGATGGAGCTCTGCCCCGGCACCGAGTTCGCCGGGCTCTGGGGCGGCGGAACCGCTCCCCAGTGGCGCGGCAGGGGCATCTACCGCGCCCTCGTCGCCTACCGCGCCCGCATCGCGGCCGAGCGCGGCTATCGCTATCTGCAGGTCGACGCGTCGGACGACAGCCGCCCGATCCTGGACCGGCTCGGCTTCGCGACGCTGTGCACGACCACGCCGTACGTGTACACGCCGTAG
- a CDS encoding MFS transporter, which produces MKPVPIPGEARGPRARLTVPVLAFGGILMAVMQTVVVPLLPDLPRLTGSSAGAVSWMVTATLLAGAVLTPVLGRAGDMYGKRRVLLVALGLMTAGSVLCALTSDIRLLIAARALQGAAAAVVPLSISILRDELPPERTGSAVALMSSTVGIGAALGLPLAALVVQYADWHVMFWATAGLGAIGFALAWWVVRESPVRSPGRFDSAGALGLAGGLVCLLLAVSQGGQWGWGSAPVIGLGAGAVVILAAWWHRQLRTEQPLVDLRLAAGRKVALPHVAALLAGFAFYANSLVTAQLVQAPAESGYGLELSIVATGLCLLPNGVVMLVLSPVSARISAARGPRVTLAIGAVVMALGYVVRIVDSRDLWVIVVGAAIVSTGTTFAYSALPTLILRAVPVAQTASANGVNVLMRTIGQSVCSAAVAAVLVRHTSAVGAAHVPTLHGYQLSFALAGTVALVACAAALAIPSDTAPQGGRPRAGRGGPAQETALEGT; this is translated from the coding sequence ATGAAGCCCGTCCCGATACCCGGCGAGGCGCGGGGCCCACGGGCCCGTCTGACCGTTCCCGTGCTGGCCTTCGGCGGCATCCTCATGGCCGTCATGCAGACGGTGGTCGTGCCGCTGCTGCCCGATCTGCCCCGGCTGACCGGCAGTTCGGCCGGAGCCGTCTCCTGGATGGTCACCGCGACGCTGCTGGCGGGCGCGGTGCTCACCCCGGTGCTCGGCCGCGCGGGCGACATGTACGGCAAGCGCCGTGTCCTGCTCGTCGCCCTCGGCCTGATGACCGCGGGCTCGGTGCTCTGCGCGCTGACCTCCGACATCCGGCTGCTGATCGCGGCGCGTGCGCTGCAGGGCGCGGCCGCCGCCGTGGTGCCGCTGTCCATCAGCATCCTGCGCGACGAACTCCCGCCGGAGCGCACCGGTTCGGCGGTCGCCCTGATGAGTTCCACGGTCGGGATCGGCGCCGCGCTCGGTCTGCCGCTCGCCGCGCTCGTCGTGCAGTACGCGGACTGGCACGTCATGTTCTGGGCGACCGCCGGCCTCGGTGCCATCGGGTTCGCGCTCGCCTGGTGGGTCGTACGGGAATCGCCCGTGCGTTCCCCTGGCCGGTTCGACTCCGCGGGTGCCCTGGGGCTCGCCGGGGGCCTGGTCTGTCTGCTGCTCGCGGTGTCGCAAGGCGGCCAGTGGGGGTGGGGGAGCGCTCCGGTGATCGGGCTCGGCGCGGGCGCGGTCGTCATCCTCGCCGCGTGGTGGCACCGGCAACTGCGCACCGAACAGCCGCTGGTGGACCTGCGGCTCGCGGCCGGGCGGAAGGTGGCACTGCCGCACGTGGCCGCGCTGCTCGCCGGATTCGCCTTCTACGCCAACTCGCTCGTGACGGCACAGCTGGTCCAGGCGCCCGCCGAGAGCGGCTACGGCCTGGAGCTGTCCATCGTGGCGACCGGCTTGTGCCTGCTGCCCAACGGCGTGGTCATGCTGGTCCTCTCGCCGGTCTCGGCCCGCATATCGGCGGCGCGGGGCCCCAGGGTGACGCTCGCGATCGGCGCGGTCGTCATGGCTCTCGGCTATGTCGTACGCATCGTGGACAGCCGGGACCTGTGGGTGATCGTCGTGGGCGCCGCGATCGTGTCGACCGGGACCACCTTCGCGTACTCCGCGCTGCCCACGCTGATCCTGCGGGCGGTACCGGTCGCCCAGACCGCGTCGGCGAACGGCGTGAACGTCCTGATGCGGACCATCGGGCAGAGCGTGTGCAGCGCGGCGGTGGCCGCCGTGCTCGTACGGCACACCAGCGCGGTCGGCGCGGCCCACGTCCCCACCCTGCACGGCTATCAACTCTCCTTCGCCCTGGCCGGAACGGTGGCGCTCGTCGCCTGCGCCGCCGCTCTGGCCATACCCTCGGACACGGCACCGCAGGGCGGGCGGCCGCGCGCGGGGCGCGGCGGGCCCGCCCAGGAGACGGCCCTGGAAGGAACGTGA
- a CDS encoding Gfo/Idh/MocA family protein produces MNRLRIGLVGTGPWASATHAPALAEHPGVELSGVWGRRPEAAATLAATHATTAYADVDDLFAASDAVAFAVPPDVQAPLAARAAAAGRHLLLDKPVATSVEGARDLVTAAERAGVASVVFFTLRFAPVTAAWVAQQASVGGWFTGRADWYGSFYAPDGGDAAFSSPWRAGRGGLWDVGPHALSVLLPVLGDVTSVTAARGAGDTTHLILRHTGGASSTAALSLTAPVKCAGLTVELRGEIGTESLPAWDGPGEAFRTAIDGLVEAARGGTPHACDARFGLRVTEILAEAEALVAGA; encoded by the coding sequence ATGAACCGACTCCGCATCGGCCTGGTGGGCACCGGCCCCTGGGCCAGCGCCACCCACGCCCCCGCACTGGCCGAGCACCCCGGCGTCGAACTGAGCGGCGTCTGGGGCCGCCGTCCCGAAGCCGCCGCCACGCTCGCCGCGACGCACGCCACGACGGCGTACGCGGACGTGGACGACCTGTTCGCCGCCAGCGACGCCGTCGCGTTCGCGGTGCCGCCCGACGTCCAGGCGCCGCTCGCCGCACGGGCCGCCGCCGCGGGTCGCCACCTGCTGCTCGACAAGCCGGTCGCCACCTCCGTCGAAGGGGCGCGGGACCTCGTGACGGCGGCCGAACGGGCCGGGGTGGCGTCCGTGGTCTTCTTCACCCTCCGCTTCGCGCCCGTCACCGCGGCCTGGGTCGCCCAACAGGCATCCGTCGGCGGCTGGTTCACGGGCCGCGCCGACTGGTACGGCTCGTTCTACGCGCCGGACGGCGGCGACGCCGCGTTCTCCTCGCCCTGGCGGGCGGGCCGAGGCGGACTGTGGGACGTCGGCCCGCACGCCCTGTCCGTACTGCTCCCGGTGCTCGGCGACGTCACCTCGGTGACGGCGGCGCGGGGCGCGGGCGACACGACCCATCTGATCCTGCGCCACACGGGCGGGGCCTCCAGCACGGCGGCACTCAGCCTGACGGCGCCGGTGAAGTGCGCGGGGCTGACCGTGGAGCTGCGCGGCGAGATAGGCACGGAGTCGCTGCCGGCCTGGGACGGTCCCGGCGAAGCGTTCAGGACAGCGATCGACGGACTCGTCGAGGCCGCGCGCGGTGGCACGCCGCACGCGTGCGATGCCCGTTTCGGACTGCGGGTCACGGAGATCCTGGCGGAGGCCGAGGCGCTGGTCGCGGGGGCGTGA
- a CDS encoding MFS transporter, producing MRTASRATPRPAAGDRPAFGARLTAPLLLGSLLNPLNTTMISTGLVAIGHDFGVGAADTAWLVSVLYLASAVAQPVLGKLADGIGPRRVFLGGLVVVVASGLVGALAPGFGWLLVSRLLLGVGTSAAYPAAMAVLRDESRRLGTPTPRTVLGRLSFAALGSAAVGPTLGGLLVATAGWRGIFAVNVPVALLAYGATLRWIPKDAPRGERTGDGAAGGLDPLGTLLFTGVLTCLVVFLLDLRHPLWWLLAPVVLLGAVLTWWQLRHPRPFIDLRMLGSNHALARTYLRHGLSYLVVYCVMYGFTQWLEEARGYGSLHTGLVMLPMSLAALACSLLGAHTKGIRAPLTVAAVLLAVGSALLLVTTGATPLAVLLLAGACFGIPQGLMGTGNQAAVQQFAPADAIGSAAGLQRTAQYIGAITASGLIGLAYGRQADDGGLHLMAVVGGALALVLVVLTVTDRALRPAPQHHPAPEQHPAPERHHS from the coding sequence GTGAGGACGGCGTCGCGCGCGACGCCCCGTCCCGCCGCGGGCGATCGTCCGGCCTTCGGGGCCCGGCTCACCGCGCCCCTCCTCCTCGGCTCCCTGCTCAACCCGCTCAACACCACGATGATCTCCACCGGCCTGGTGGCGATCGGACACGACTTCGGCGTCGGCGCCGCCGACACCGCCTGGCTCGTCTCCGTGCTCTACCTCGCGAGCGCCGTCGCGCAGCCCGTGCTCGGCAAACTGGCCGACGGCATCGGGCCGCGCCGGGTCTTCCTCGGCGGGCTCGTGGTCGTCGTCGCCTCCGGTCTCGTCGGCGCCCTCGCCCCGGGCTTCGGCTGGCTGCTCGTCTCCCGGCTGCTGCTCGGCGTCGGCACCTCCGCGGCCTACCCGGCCGCCATGGCCGTCCTGCGCGACGAGTCACGCAGACTCGGCACACCGACCCCGCGCACCGTCCTCGGCAGGCTCTCCTTCGCCGCGCTCGGCAGCGCCGCCGTCGGACCCACGCTCGGCGGGCTCCTCGTCGCGACCGCGGGGTGGCGCGGCATCTTCGCCGTGAACGTTCCCGTCGCCCTCCTCGCGTACGGCGCGACGCTGCGCTGGATACCCAAGGACGCGCCGCGCGGTGAGCGCACGGGCGACGGCGCCGCGGGCGGCCTCGACCCGCTGGGCACGCTGCTCTTCACCGGCGTGCTGACCTGCCTCGTCGTCTTCCTGCTCGACCTGCGCCACCCCCTGTGGTGGCTGCTCGCCCCCGTCGTCCTGCTCGGCGCCGTCCTCACCTGGTGGCAACTGCGCCACCCGCGTCCCTTCATCGACCTGCGGATGCTGGGCAGCAACCACGCGCTCGCCCGCACCTACCTGCGCCACGGACTGAGCTACCTGGTCGTCTACTGCGTCATGTACGGCTTCACCCAGTGGCTCGAGGAGGCCCGCGGCTACGGATCGCTGCACACCGGGCTCGTCATGCTCCCCATGTCCCTTGCGGCGCTGGCCTGTTCACTGCTCGGCGCCCACACGAAGGGCATCCGCGCGCCGCTCACCGTCGCGGCCGTGCTCCTCGCCGTGGGCAGCGCGCTGCTCCTGGTGACGACGGGAGCCACCCCGCTCGCCGTCCTGCTGCTCGCGGGCGCCTGCTTCGGCATTCCGCAGGGGCTCATGGGCACCGGCAACCAGGCCGCCGTGCAGCAGTTCGCGCCCGCCGACGCGATCGGATCGGCCGCGGGGCTCCAGCGCACCGCCCAGTACATCGGCGCCATCACGGCCTCCGGGCTCATCGGCCTCGCCTACGGCAGACAGGCCGACGACGGCGGACTGCACCTGATGGCCGTGGTCGGCGGCGCCCTCGCCCTGGTCCTCGTCGTCCTCACCGTCACCGACCGCGCGCTGCGGCCCGCACCACAGCACCATCCCGCACCAGAGCAACACCCCGCACCGGAAAGGCACCACTCATGA
- the def gene encoding peptide deformylase — protein MRHGSIPGASGRVRPLTLLGDPVLHTPCEEVTDFGPELARLVEDMFATMYAAQGVGLAANQIGVARRVFVYDCPDDEDVRHLGHVVNPRLVEADGVTVRGPEGCLSLPGLEAGTPRFDHAVVEGVDVRGEPVTVHGSGWFARCLQHECDHVEGGVYTDRVTGWRRRRVLRAAARASWNKN, from the coding sequence ATGCGACACGGCTCGATCCCGGGCGCCTCCGGGCGCGTAAGACCCCTGACCCTGCTCGGTGACCCCGTGCTGCACACGCCCTGTGAGGAGGTCACCGACTTCGGACCCGAACTGGCGCGGCTCGTCGAGGACATGTTCGCCACGATGTACGCCGCCCAGGGCGTGGGCCTGGCCGCCAACCAGATCGGCGTCGCCCGCCGGGTGTTCGTCTACGACTGCCCGGACGACGAGGATGTCAGACACCTGGGCCATGTGGTCAATCCGCGTCTGGTCGAGGCGGACGGCGTGACGGTGCGCGGCCCCGAGGGCTGTCTTTCGCTGCCGGGACTCGAAGCGGGGACGCCGCGCTTCGACCACGCCGTGGTCGAGGGCGTGGACGTGCGCGGGGAGCCCGTGACGGTGCACGGGTCGGGCTGGTTCGCGCGCTGTCTCCAGCACGAGTGCGACCACGTGGAGGGCGGTGTCTACACCGACCGCGTCACCGGCTGGCGGCGGCGCAGGGTGCTGCGGGCCGCCGCCAGGGCCTCCTGGAACAAGAACTGA
- a CDS encoding PhlD, protein MTAHVLRPQTVVGDHKVTTAEIADDISARHADHPRLRAILRVIGNCGVDTRHFSRPLDSPTVSGTADVGERARAAFTDSLVMAERAAVTALDSAGLAARDIDAIVTTHTTSWSVPNLDIHLVARLGLRPDVRRVALTTVACPGGAQALIRATDLIAARPGSKVLVVAAEVLSAIYHHSDTSIESMIYKALFGDSAAATIVTDTPLGPGFVIEESLEYVLPDSLDRQRGRISAGGIHFDSTKHALAAANDVMPRLQEWLGTEPLDFAVIHPGSPRIIADTAAALGLDDHAARHSLDTLAHEGNLGGVSILRVLERTHADPPAVGAHGATVAFGPGFATAALRGRWHA, encoded by the coding sequence GTGACCGCCCACGTTCTCAGACCTCAGACCGTTGTCGGAGACCACAAGGTCACCACGGCGGAGATAGCCGACGACATCAGCGCCCGCCACGCCGACCACCCCCGTCTGCGGGCGATCCTGCGGGTCATCGGCAACTGCGGCGTGGACACGCGTCACTTCTCGCGTCCCCTGGACTCCCCCACCGTCTCGGGGACCGCCGACGTCGGCGAGCGGGCGCGCGCCGCGTTCACGGACTCCTTGGTCATGGCCGAGCGCGCCGCCGTCACGGCCCTCGATTCGGCCGGTCTCGCCGCCCGGGACATCGACGCGATCGTCACCACGCACACGACGAGCTGGTCGGTGCCCAACCTGGACATCCACCTCGTCGCACGCCTCGGACTCCGCCCCGACGTGCGCCGCGTCGCGCTCACCACGGTGGCCTGCCCGGGTGGCGCCCAGGCCCTCATCCGGGCCACCGACCTGATCGCCGCCCGGCCCGGCAGCAAGGTCCTCGTGGTCGCCGCCGAGGTACTTTCGGCCATCTACCACCACAGCGACACGTCCATCGAGTCGATGATCTACAAGGCCCTCTTCGGGGACTCGGCCGCCGCCACGATCGTGACCGACACCCCGTTGGGCCCCGGCTTCGTGATCGAGGAGAGTCTCGAGTACGTCCTGCCGGACAGTCTGGACCGCCAGCGCGGGCGGATCAGCGCGGGCGGCATCCACTTCGACTCCACCAAGCACGCGTTGGCGGCCGCCAACGATGTCATGCCGCGCCTGCAAGAGTGGCTGGGCACCGAGCCGCTCGACTTCGCCGTCATCCACCCCGGCAGCCCCCGCATCATCGCCGACACCGCCGCCGCGCTCGGCCTCGACGACCACGCGGCCCGGCACTCCCTGGACACGCTCGCCCACGAGGGCAACCTCGGCGGCGTGAGCATCCTGCGCGTCCTGGAGCGCACGCACGCCGATCCCCCGGCCGTCGGCGCGCACGGCGCCACGGTCGCCTTCGGCCCGGGCTTCGCCACCGCGGCGCTGCGCGGTCGCTGGCACGCGTAG
- a CDS encoding MarR family winged helix-turn-helix transcriptional regulator has product MSAPLGDPGPEQLAADLSGAVRRLVRRFRGVSPDTGLSPSQRSVLARLDGAGPDTTAGLARAELVRPQSMRMTVSALEELGLVARAPDPDDRRQSVVSVTEQGRRTLTEMRAAKRDWLAAALADELDPAERRQLADAVVLLERLVRK; this is encoded by the coding sequence ATGAGCGCACCCCTTGGCGACCCCGGCCCCGAACAGCTCGCCGCCGATCTGTCGGGCGCCGTGCGGCGACTCGTACGACGCTTTCGCGGAGTGTCGCCGGACACCGGCCTGAGCCCTTCGCAACGTTCCGTGCTCGCCCGCCTCGACGGGGCGGGCCCCGACACCACCGCGGGCCTGGCCCGCGCGGAGCTCGTACGGCCCCAGTCGATGCGGATGACCGTGAGCGCGCTGGAGGAGCTGGGGCTCGTCGCGCGCGCCCCCGACCCCGACGACAGGCGCCAGTCCGTCGTCTCCGTGACCGAACAGGGGCGCCGCACCCTCACCGAGATGCGAGCCGCCAAGCGCGACTGGCTCGCCGCGGCGCTCGCCGACGAGCTCGACCCGGCGGAACGCCGCCAACTGGCCGACGCCGTTGTGCTGTTGGAGCGGTTGGTGCGCAAGTGA
- a CDS encoding TetR family transcriptional regulator has translation METTQRTDQQRSAEHRRRELLEAADRVVLRDGPGASMNAIAAEAGITKPILYRHFGDKGGLYAALAKRHTDALLEALRAALDAPAERRERVEATLDTYLAAIEARPQVYRFLMHPSEAPSPGEQGFDVGLHSAPLLRRLGEELAEVIEERVDLGPQSAQLARVWGHGIVGMMHAAGDWWLGERPCSRAELVSSLADLLWGRLAAAGNRVGGPGF, from the coding sequence ATGGAGACCACGCAGCGGACCGATCAGCAGCGGTCCGCCGAGCACCGGCGACGGGAACTGCTCGAGGCCGCGGACCGGGTGGTGCTCCGCGACGGACCCGGCGCCTCGATGAACGCCATCGCCGCGGAGGCGGGCATCACCAAGCCGATCCTCTACCGCCACTTCGGCGACAAGGGCGGACTCTACGCGGCGCTCGCCAAGCGGCACACGGACGCGCTCCTGGAGGCACTGCGCGCCGCGCTCGACGCACCCGCCGAGCGCAGGGAGCGGGTCGAGGCGACGCTCGACACCTACCTCGCGGCGATCGAGGCCCGCCCGCAGGTCTACCGCTTCCTGATGCATCCGTCGGAGGCCCCCTCCCCCGGCGAGCAGGGCTTCGACGTCGGCCTGCACTCCGCTCCGCTGCTCCGCCGCCTCGGCGAGGAGCTCGCGGAGGTCATCGAGGAGCGCGTCGACCTCGGACCGCAGAGCGCCCAACTCGCCCGTGTGTGGGGCCACGGGATCGTCGGCATGATGCACGCGGCGGGCGACTGGTGGCTCGGTGAACGGCCTTGCTCGCGCGCCGAGTTGGTGAGCAGCCTGGCGGACCTGCTGTGGGGCAGGCTCGCCGCCGCGGGCAATCGCGTGGGCGGGCCCGGGTTCTGA
- a CDS encoding isochorismatase family protein, giving the protein MTATVLDPTTALVLVDLQKGITGLPTVHPADEIVERAARLADAFRERGLPVVLVRVTGGAPGRTEAPARGGRPPADWADLVPELGRVDSDIVVTKQQWGAFYGTDLDLQLRRRGVRQVVLAGIATSIGVESTARAAHEHGYHVTVAVDAVTDMDADAHRNSVEKIFPRLGEIDTAEAVARLLG; this is encoded by the coding sequence ATGACCGCCACCGTCCTCGACCCCACCACCGCCCTCGTCCTCGTCGACCTCCAGAAGGGCATCACCGGGCTGCCCACCGTCCACCCGGCCGACGAGATCGTCGAGCGGGCCGCGCGGCTCGCCGACGCCTTCCGCGAGCGCGGTCTGCCCGTGGTCCTGGTGCGGGTGACCGGTGGCGCTCCCGGGCGTACCGAGGCTCCCGCGCGCGGTGGTCGGCCGCCCGCCGACTGGGCGGACCTCGTGCCCGAACTCGGCCGCGTGGACAGCGACATCGTCGTCACCAAGCAGCAGTGGGGCGCCTTCTACGGCACCGACCTCGACCTCCAGCTGCGCCGCAGGGGCGTCCGTCAGGTGGTGCTCGCGGGCATCGCGACGAGCATCGGCGTGGAGTCGACGGCGCGCGCCGCGCACGAGCACGGCTATCACGTCACCGTGGCCGTCGACGCCGTGACCGACATGGACGCCGACGCCCACCGCAACAGCGTGGAGAAGATCTTCCCGAGGCTCGGCGAGATCGACACGGCGGAGGCCGTCGCGAGGCTCCTCGGCTGA